The following nucleotide sequence is from Alkalihalobacillus sp. LMS39.
CGCTATTAATCCAGACCATTTATTTTCTCGATAACTACTTACTGCAAATCCAATCATTTGAGCGGCACACCCCACTGTGGCAGCTCCTGCCGCAACCCCTTCTAACTCAAGCATTATCGCAATCGCTGCACTTGAAATCGGAGCCGTTAACGCTAATCCCATAAGGACGGCTACAATAATTCCCATAACAAAAGGCTGCTGCTCTGTCGCCCACATAATAATATTACCAAACGATGTCATCCCCGATTGAATCCATGGTCCTATAAACGTTGCAACAAAAAAACCTGAAAAAATTGTCACAAAGGGCGTCACAATAATATCAACTTTTGTTTCCTTTGAAACTAATTTCCCTAGTTCCGCTGAAATGACCGCACTAATAAAAGCGCCTGCCGGTCCACCTAGTTCTGCCCCAGCTGCCCCACTTACGACTGCAGCAAAAACAACAAGTCTCGGTGCTTTTAATCCATAAGCAACCGCAACACCAATTGCCGGTCCCATCAATCCCATTGCTAATATACCCATATTTTGAATGAAATCAGCTATACCAGGAAAATGGCTTCCAAGATGTGGGATTTGTCCTACCGTCCGAATAATTAAGCCAATAATTAACGAAGAAAACAGCCCTAAAGCCATATAGCTTAGAGCAGTTATAAAATACGTACGCCAGTGGAATTCAATTCCTTTTTTCTCAAAAAAATCGTTCAATTGCTTTTCCTCCTACGACAGGACTTATTTATACTCGATTGTATTAAGAATTTCCAACATTGCTGTCGTACTTTCTTCAAGGTTTCTGTCAGTAGTTATTGTAGTCAATTTCGCTCCACCGATACCAATAATCACTTTAAATTGTTTGTCTTCTTCTTGTGTTACTAGTAGATAAGCAAATTTTCCTTTGTCTTCAAACGTCTCAAACAAAAGTGCTTCTTCTTCGTGCTGTTGGTCTCTTACAAAATTTAATTCACTATCATCTGCTTCGGCTGGATTAAAGAAAAGTAAGTATAATTGTTCACCATCTTTTAAGAGAACATTATATTCTGTTTCTTCTTGAACTTCCATGTTAGCAGGTAATGAAAACTTAATTTGCTCTAGCTCCACTTTGTCTCCATCATATTGTTGAACAAAGCTTTCTTGAAATATTGTGTTAGAGGAGTCGAGTAACTCTTCTGTTGTCGCCTGACAACCTATTAAAAGAAATATAGATAACACTATCAATCCGATTTTTTTTGGAAACATAGTAAACGCTCCTCTCATAATAAAAAAATCATTACCTTTTCCCTATTTTTCATCATACATTGAAACGCTTTCCCTTGACAAGAAAAATAAGATTCTTTGTCGAGTGTATCGGCTTTTTAATTCCAGGCAAAACATGATACACTTTTTAAAAGAACATATTATAGGAGGTTGTAAGGTGGAACTATATGTTTATTTAGCAGGACAAATTCATGATAATTGGAGACAAGAAATTAAAGAACTTGCCCATAAAAAAAATCTCCCCCTTCATTTTACAGGACCAATGGAAAACCACGATCGCTCTGATGATATAGGGGAAGAAATTTTAGGAAAGCAACCTACACCTATTTTGAAAGATGAGGCCGCTTCAGCGATTAATAATTTACGAACCCAAGTTTTACTACAAAAAGCAGATGTGGTCATTGCGCTTTTTGGTGATAAGTATAAACAATGGAATAGTGCCATGGATGCCGCTACTGCAATCGCGTTACAAAAACCACTCATCTTAATTCGACCAGAGCATCTTCATCATCCATTAAAAGAACTTGCCAATAAAGCACAAGTTGTTGTTGAAACACCAGAACAAGCGCTTCAGGCACTTGCTTACATATTTGAAACAGAATAACTTAGCTTGTCATTGTTTACGGACATATATTCCGCTATTTTAGCTTAAAAGCACCTATGTTAGTACGTTTCGGACATCTATTCCGTTAACTTCTAGAAGTCAATGCTTATATCCTAAAAATCAATACATTAACGGAACTGATGTCCGGTAGCCTTCAAAAAGGCACTCATTATCACAAAATAGATGAACAAATGTCCGTTAGTGTTTTCAAAAAAAAAAAAAAAGAAGACCATCACTATAAAGATGGTCCTCTTTTTTATATGTTTACACGCCTTTATTAATAAACTCTACCGCATTTTTATCTGTTGTTAACACTAGTTTTGTTAGTAGTTCTTTTGCAGCGGCATAATCATCCACATGAATAATAGAAGCATGGGTATGAATATAACGTGAACAGACTCCGACAACAATCGATGGAACACCATTATTACTAATGTGAACACGACCAGCGTCTGTTCCGCCTTGAGAAATAAAATATTGATATGGGATATTATTTGTCTCGGCCGTATCTAACACAAATTCTTTCATTCCTTGATGTGTAATCATAGAACGGTCATAAATACGAAGCAATGCTCCTTGACCCAATTTTCCAAATGCGTCTTTTCCACCTGTTGCATCATTTGCAGGGCTTGCATCTAATGCATAAAATATATCAGGTTTAATCATTTGAGCAGCAGTTGCCGCTCCTCGTAACCCCACTTCTTCTTGAACCGTCGCACCAGAATATAATACATTTGGGATTTCTTTTCCTTGTAACTCTTTTAAAAGTTCAATGGAAAGACCAACACCATAGCGATTATCCCATGACTTCGCTAAAATTTTCTTGTCATTTGCCATCGGTGTAAATGGACAGATAGGTACGATTTGTTGACCAGGCTTAACCCCGATTTTTTCAGCATCTGCTTTATCATCTGCACCGATATCAATGTACATTTCTTTAATGTTCATCGGTTTGGCGCGTTGTGATTCTTGTAATAAATGTGGTGGAGTTGAGCCGATAACTCCAATTACTGGACCATTGTCTGTTATAATTTGCACCCGTTGTGCTAAAAGAACTTGGCTCCACCAACCACCTAAAGTTTGAAAGCTAATTAAACCTTTTTTATTAATATTCGTAACCATAAATCCAACTTCATCCATATGTCCTGCAACCATAACCGTTGGACCAGCTTCATTTCCTTTTTTCACACCGAAAATACTTCCTAATCGGTCTTGAACGACTTCATCTGCGTATTTTGTTAACTCGCCACGAACAAAACGGCGAACCTCATGTTCAAATCCTGGAGCCCCTGGTAATTCCGTTAATGTTTTAAAAAGGTCTAACGTCTCTTTATTCATCCGCTTACTCCTTTCGTGTCTCGAAGAATTTTATGTATAACACCATTTTACCGAAACGCTGGCTTGATTTCCACAACTTCCTCTTCTAACTATCTTTTTTTCGTGTATCTCAGCTTTTACCTTCTATCAGTGCTAGAGAACGAGGAAAACGGGAACGGATGGAGGAAGTCCCTATCGAAAATCTTATTCAAATCGACGAAACAGTTCAGCCATATTATTCAAAGTCAAAACGCCGATAGTATTATCGTCGTTTTATTAGTAATTTTATAACCGTTTTAGCAAATGAATCGGTATCCTGGTGTCTATTTACCTCATTCAGAAATGGAAAGTCATCTTTCATGACGCTTATTTTAGCTAAAGGCTTTACAACTTGCTCACATACCCATTCATCTCGAATTCCACCTTGCTGAAAGGACTCCTTCGGTAAAATATAAATGGTACCGTCGCAATAGCATTGTTTTTCATCTGTTGTCTGAATGGAAAAATAATAGAATCGTCTCCACCCTTTTTTCGTAGGAACAGATAAACAAATATTCCTTAGTGATGGAACGACCGTTCGATTGACACTAGCAAAAAATAAAGGCCATATTCCATCAGAACTGGCAAACACAGCTTTAATTGGCTTCATATTAAAAAGCGAGGACGCTCTCGGTTCAAAGCTTTGGATATCCGGTAAATTAGAGCCATGTAAAACAACTTGCTTGTGTTCGGTAAGATAACGTAAGAAATAATGGAGCGGATATGGATGTTCGTATATATATAACTCACCATTTCCACTTTTAATATAACAATCGTACAAACGTTCAAACTGAACAACCACCTCTTCAGGAAGGTCCAATTCTCCAACTTTCTCAAACCCCAAAAAAGAATAGAGCAAGAGTTTCCCTTTATTAATGAGCTGCTTCATCTGCTCCACCTCATAATTTAATGGTTTTGCAAATCCGAATAGACCTTTTCGCGGTACGTTGGCTCGGTTAATAATCTCAACTCAAATTCGTTCAGTTGCTTCATTAACCTTTCCGTTTCTTTTGGTGTTAAGTTATGGAAAAAGATGGCAAGTTCATACCGATTCCCTTCCTTGTCTTCTGCAAATAAAGCATCTGTCAGTATAAACTGTGTCGACCCACCTTTTTTCCCTGCCCGCTGTAACCATTTTTGATTTTCCGGATTGTCCATAATCATCCCTAGAGCATATTCTACTTCTTCTTGAACAATGGGTGGAAACTGATGATGGTTGATTTGATTCATCATGTTTGCATACTCATATGTAGTTGATTTCGTAAAAATTTTTGAATAGAGTTGGTCGAACTCTTTGTCCCACCAGCTTAAAATATCTGCGTTTTGTATATATGTATCGTCCTCTGTTATTTTTTGATGAATGACCTTAGAAATTCGGGCAATGTCTTCATCGCTCATCTTGTTTATTTCTTTTACTATGTCTTCTTTTGCTTGTTTGACAGTTTTATCTTTTTTTAGTTCATACGGTATAAACATGGCAGAGACATAATAGAACAACGGTGAATGTGATTGTACACCTAAGCCATCTAACCTTGCTTCGATATTTTCTACTCCTACTTTTGCCATCATATATTCGGTATTTGCATTTGAACTAAAACCAATCATTCCTCTTACAATATCTCTTATCGTAACCATACCATCATTTACAATCTCTTGTTCTTCAATATAAGCTAACCATGCTTCATGTGCTCCCCCATCTAACCGTTCAACATAGTAACGCTCAAGCTCATTTAATTCCACTTTCTCCTCTTTATTAATCTTGCCCTCTTCGACTTGAAAAGCATATTCTAATGCGACAACTATTTTTACTGTGCTTGCTAATGGCATATACTCATTTGGTCTAACTGCTACTTTAGTTTCGCCATTTTCAATAAATACAAAAGAAGATTTCTCCTCTTCCTCTTGTAAAAAGGTTACTATATCCATTTGATTCTTCATTATTGTGCTTATACTTACAAACACAATAATAATAAGTACAAGACTAATTGCAATTATAACTCCATATTTAACCATAATCTCCCTCCATATGTAAGTATACGAAAAAAATAAACTTCGGTTTCACCGCTTTCGTCCATATATTCCGCTATTTATAGATAGATGCATATTTTCCTATGTTCTATTGGAACCTGACAAATAGCCTCGCTTTCTATTAATCTAACAGAATCGATGTCCGTTAGCCTCGTCTTCTTGAAATAGCTTTCAAAGCTTCACTGCTACACCAAAATTTCTCATATCTTTTCAAAAAAGACTGTCGATGTTTCTTCGACAGTCTGAAGTCTAATTCCACTCAATAGGAATCATATATGGAATCGGATCTTTTGCTCCTGCTTCTTTAAACCCTTTAATTCTCAGCTTACAACTATCACATTCGCCACAAGCCTTGGTGCCTCCGTTATAACATGATGTTGTTAGTTCGTATGGTACGCCTAATCGAAGTCCTTCTTCAATCGTTTCCTTTTTTGTTAAGTGAATTAACGGCGTTTCAATCGACAAAGGTGTTTCGCTAGTCACCCCTAGCTTTGTCGCTAAATTTACAGTTTCTGTCATACTTTGAATAAATTCTGGTCGACAATCTGGATATCCACTATAATCAACTGCAGAAACACCAATATAGATAGCAGTCGCCCCAATAACTTCTGCGTACGCACTTGCTAACGCTAAAAATATCATATTTCTAGCTGGAACGTATGTTGACGGTATGTCATCTGTTGCTTCTGTCGGGACATCGATTGTATCGTCCGTTAATGCACTTCCACCAATTTGCTGTAAAAAACTAAGGTCTACAATACGATGGTCCATTACTTCATAGGAAGACGCTACTTTTTTTGCTTGTTCCACTTCAATATTATGACGTTGACCATAATGAAAAGTAATCGGGTACAGATCATAGCCTTTTTCTTTTGCCATTCCCATACATGTCGTGCTATCTAATCCACCACTTAACACAACAACAGCTTTTTTCATCGATTATACCCCCCTTAATTCAGGATCCCAAATAATTTTATGCAACTGAAGGCTTACTTTCACATCAGATAACTTCGCATCTAGCACTTTTTCTACTAATATTTTTGGTGGCATTGTTTCCCAAACAGGGCTAAACAGCACTTGTCCTTTTTTATGATACGAAGAGATAATCTCTTTAGCTCTAGTAAAATCATCATCATTGGCAATAACAAATTTAATTTCATCTTTTTCGGAGAAGTAGTTGAAGTTCTCTAGTTCCATTTTACTCTCTTCCCCAGATCCTTGTAATTTATAATCCATCACAAACCGAACTTTACTCCAATGTTCATTCTGTTTCCTATAATTCGCATATGGTTGCAAATGAATGGCACCATTTGTTTCAACATGAATGTCAACAATCGTGTCCAGTTTCGCCATCGCCTCTAGAAGAGCAAATGACTTTTTCCCATGTAAAAGCGGTTCTCCCCCTGTAAAACAAATTCGCTTACTATGAAACTGAGAGATTCGATTTATAATTTCACCGACCGTTGCTTGAAACTCAGGTTTGGCAGGAGCATAACTATATGTTGTATCACACCACGTGCAACGTAAATTACAGCCAAACACTCGGACAAACACCGTTGGAAATCCAGCTGCACTTCCTTCTCCTTCAACCGTTTCAAAGATTTCAACCATTGGAAGTTCCCAATCCCAATATTCTTCTTTTGATGGTAATTGTTCAATCATTGTCACTCATCCATTCTCGCGTCACCGTTGCATAACTTGTCGGTGTCTCATATAACGTTAGTGACTCTAATCGCGTACCCTTTTCCTTTACTCCCTCTTGCTGTAATTTCGTATCGAGCTGTTCCCAAATCCATACAATCATATTTTCTGCGGTTGTATTCATATTTGGTAAAACTTCATTTAAATATCTGTGATCAAGCTTATTTTTAATTTCCTCATTAAAAATTCTTTTAATATCACCGAAGTCTACAACAATCCCAATGTCATTTACAAAGCCACTCATTGTAATCACAAGCTTGTACGTGTGCCCATGTAAACTTTTGCATTTCCCTTCATAACAGTGCAAATGATGGGCTGCATCAAACGTAAATTCTTTTGTTACAGCCACGCGTTTATGGTGGTACTTTAGCTCATGCCGCTGAATATCTACGTCTATCGTTTCTACTTTTTTCGGAATCATATATTCCAATTTTATCACTCTCCCTAGTTTTGTTTTTCGAGGGGAGGGAATTTCGAACCCTCGACAACTTTCCTATCATATCATTTATATGCAAAATGAAAAAGGGCCATGTTTTGAAATCGATATAGATTTGGTTATACTAGTGATAGACGCAACTTAATCAAATGAAAGGCGGAATGTAAAGTGGGAATGAAACGGTTTGTATTAGGCGTAGGTATTGGGGTGGCAGCCGCTATTTACATAACAAGAAAAAGCAATTCGAACCAAATTCAGCCTGAAAAAGCGTTAAAGCTTGTCAAACAAAACTTAGCTGAAAAATATAATATTTCTGGCGCATGGATTCACATGATTCCAGAAGCACTTGAAAAAGATAATCTTGCTTATACAGTCTATCGCGGTGGCATTACAACAATGACGACCAACGATGACTCCATTCAATATGAGTTTACTGTTGATGCCAAAACCGGTGATGTATTAGAGCTCGTGACGAATTAAGGGGTGATGATTTTAACAGTAGAAAACAGAAGAGGTCCGGGATGTCCGTTAATAGTATTATAAAGGTTTTTTTCATGAATTAACGGAATATATATGTCAGAACAACCAACTAAGCATCACCCTTTCCACAGGAGAGGGTGTTTTTTTACAAAATACTCCACTTCAACCCTTTACAAAATGGAAAATTTAGTTTATATTATAGTCAACGTTGATTATACATTATTGATTATAAAGAGGTGGCAAATGAAAACTCGCTTAATGGTACTAGGATTCTTACTATACAAATCAATGTCTGGCTATGAAATGCAACAACATCTCCAGCAATCACAGACAGATACATGGGCTGGGGTTTTACCTGGATCGATTTATCACGCTTTAAAAAAAATGGAAAAGGAACAACTTGTTGCAATTGAATCCATCGAGCAAACAGGAAATCGCTCCAAAGCAATTTATCAAATTACTGAAAAAGGAAAACAAGAATTCCAACAATTATTAATTAGTGGTTTAACAGAAAGCTCAGCTTCTTTACCTACCACTTTTTATACAGCCCTATCGTTCATCCCCTATGCACCAAATGACATCATCCTTGAAGCGTTAAACAAACAAGAAACATTATTACAGCAAGAATATGAACAAATGAAGATAGGGAAAAAAATCAAGGAGGAGGCAATTGAAGTTCCAGAACACACCTTACTTTTATTTGAAAATATGTTTTTGCATTATGAAATTCAATTATCGTTTGTAAAAAAACTTAAAGAGAGTTTGACCACTAAAAATAAATGAGGTGATGGCGTTGTCTCAAACATTAATTGAATGTCAGAACATAACTAAGTCTTATGAAAACACCGAAGTATTACAACAAATTAATTTGTCAATTGAAGAAGGTGAAATGATTGCTGTAATCGGACCAAATGGTGCAGGGAAAACAACGTTTATTGAAACATTATTAGGAATTCGGCAATGTGACTCTGGGTCGCTCCATTATTGGACTCCCTCTTATCTAAAACATATCGGAGTCCAGCTTCAAACAACTCCGTTTTTCCCAGGATTAAACGTAATCGAAAATATTAAAATGTTTGCTGCCTTTTATTATGTCAAGATGTCAAAGCAAGAAATTCAAGCATTACTGCAATTATGTGGATTACAACAAGTTGAGAAAAAAGAAGCTAGTAAACTATCAGGGGGACAACAAAAACGATTAGCAATCGCGATTGCCCTTGTTCACAATCCGAAGCTTATCTTTTTAGATGAACCAACGGCTGCACTAGATCCTCGCTCTAGAAAAGACATCCATGACATGATTAAAGCACTAAAAGATCAAAGTAAGACAGTTGTATTCACTTCACATGATATGGACGAAGTGACGAAGCTTGCAAATCGAGTTATTTTTATTCAATCTGGCCAAATTGTGGCTCATGGTTCACCGGAGCAATTATGTCAATCATATGAAGCAAACACATTAGATGAAGTGTATTTCTATTTAACAAGGAGTGACCTTCAATGACATTTCAAATTATAAAAACATTAGCTATCAGTTCATTGCGAGACCGAATTACATTGTTTTATACGGTGGCTTTTCCTTTAGTGTTGCTCTTTAGTCTTTCTGTCTTTTTTAATGAGCCTTCATATCGTCCTGTTGTGTTAACAGGTGTTGTAGCGATTAGTACACTTTTTTGGAGTATCCAAGGTGTCGCGTTTCAAGTGTTACAACAACGAACAACAGGTGTTTATAAATTATTGAAAGTAACGCCTTTTTCAACAATCGCATTTGTTTTCCATTTAACGTTAGCACGCACGTTTATTTCTTTACTTGTCACGTTTTTCATTTTCTTTGTTGGGTTATTTTACTTTAACCTTTCTATTACAGTAGGGGCTTTTCTAAATTTAACTGCATTGCTAATTTTTGCGACAATATGCTTTACGGTTCTCGGTTTTTTAATTGCTAATCTTTCTATGAATGAAGCGCAAGTAAGTATGGTGTCATCTCTAGTCTGCTTTCCGATGATTTTTACAAGTGAAGCCTTTTATTCTTTAGAAAATGCACCAGTATGGTTTGCCCTTATCGGGAAGTTATTTCCGTTCCACTATTTTATTCAAGGTCTTCAAGCTATCGTTCATAATGGAAGCTCCTATTTCTCTCTTTTTATATTAGGTCTATACCTTATTGCTTTTTTAATATTAACGACGGTTTCGTTCCGCTCAGATCAACAAGGGTCTCTATTTCCAATCCGTAATAATGGATAATTTTTTTGTACCGTTAGTCAAAGTTGACTATACATCGTTGATTATAAACTATAAAGAAAAAACGCGGAAGCGTCTTTTCATTTAAAGCGAAGTGCGGAGCCCTGCCCGCTTTTAACAGTGAACCCCAAGTGCTCTTCTTGGGGTAAAACGCGCAGGTGCGCAGCCTTCGCTCTTCTAGAATAAGCTTTCAAAGCTTCACTGCTATACCAAAATTTTTTCTTATCTTTTTCAAAAAAAAAAGGTTCGCTAAAGGATTTTCCTTGGCGAACCTTCTGTTTACTTACGAAACTTTTTTCTTTAATATTCCTAGCATAAGGGCTGACACAAAGGCACCAATGAGAATAGCTAAAGTATATAATATCCAACTTCCTTCTAGTGTCCAAAAGACAAGTGCTCCACCATGTGGTGCTGGTAAGCCAATATTAAATAGCATCGAGAGTCCCCCTGCAACAGCAGAACCTACAACAATAGAAGGAATAACTCGAGCTGGGTCTGCAGCTGCAAATGGAATCGCACCCTCTGTAATAAAGGAGGCGCCCATAATAATGTTTGTTTTTCCAGCATCGCGTTCTTGTTTCGTGAATTTGCGTTTAAACATAAATGTAGCTAGGGCAATTCCTAAAGGAGGAACCATACCACCAGCCATAATAGCCGCATGTGGCCCAAAGTTTCCAGCATCAATCATTGCAATTCCAAATGTAAAAGCAGCTTTATTTATCGGTCCACCCATATCAAGCGCCATCATAGCTCCTAAAATAATTCCTAAGAAAATAGCATTTGTTGTACCCATTCCACCTAACCAGCCTTCAAGCATTCTATTAAAACTGCTTAATGGTCCAACAATTCCTAACATGACAATCCCCGTAAATAATATCGACAATACAGGATAGAGTAAAATCGTTTTTATTCCTTCAATGGAACGTGGTAAGTTTTTTAATAAATATTGTAAGAAAACAACTAAATATCCCGCTAGGAAACCGGCGATTAATCCACCTAAGAAACCACCACCACCGGTTGCAGCTATTAAACCACCGACCATACCTGGTGCAAACCCTGGACGATCAGCAATACTCATAGCAATAAACGCAGCTAACACAGGTACCATTAAATGAAACGCATTTCCGCCACCAATCGTCATTAGCATTTCTGCAATTGGATGATAACTTGGGTGATTTGGGTCAGCAGAATGAATGCCAAACAAAAATGACATGGCAATTAAAATCCCACCACCAACAACAAATGGCAACATGTTAGAAACACCATTCATTAAATGCTTATAAAAGCTTCCTTTTGAACTCCCACTATTTTCTGTTGATTTTCCACTTCCTTTAAATAACGGGACGTTCCCACTTATCGCTTCCTCTAGTAATTGTTGTGGCTTCCGAATTCCGTCTGTAACCCCTGTTTGAATGACCGGTTTACCCGAAAAACGGTTCATTTCTACTTTCGTATCAGCTGCGACAATAATCGCATCAGCCTCTGCAATTTCCGTTTCGGTTAAGCGGTTTTTCACACCACCCGAACCATTTGTCTCGACCTTGATTTCAATTCCTAACTCTTTTGCCTTTGCTTTCAGCGCATCGGCCGCCATATACGTATGAGCAATTCCAGTCGGACACCCTGTAACCGCTAACACTTTTTTGCTGCCTTTCGCTAGATTTGTATTCGTTTCTTCTGCTAATTTTTCAGCTTCTTTTTCATTAATTGCATTTATAATATCATCTTCAGATTTGGCATCTAACAAAGTTTGACGGAAATCTGTGTCCATTAACAACGTAGATAGCCTTGATAACGTTTCTAAATGCTCATTATTTGCGCCTTCACTTGCAGCAATCATAAAGACAAGATGACTTGGTTTTCCATCGAGAGAATCATAGTCGACTCCTGCTGTTGAACGACCGAAGGCAATCGCTGGCGTTCTCACCGCTGCTGTTTTCGCATGTGGAATCGCAATTCCTTCGCCAATTCCTGTTGTCGTTTGAAGCTCTCTTGCTAAAATTGCTTCTTTAAAAAGATTTTTGTCGGATAGTTTTCTAGCACTATCTAATTTGTTGACAAGCTCATCAATGACTCCTTGTTTTGTTGTTGCCGATAATTCCAAGACAATCGTATCTCTTTTTAATAAATCTGAAATTTTCATTTTTACTCCCCCTTTATCGACTTACAATTTCGATTTCTTTTTTTAGTTTTTCAATTTCTTCTTTAGTACAGAACCCTTCTGAAAATGCGCTAGCACTTCCAGCTGCTACCCCATTACGAAACGCTTCTTTCACATCTTTTGTTTTTGTATATGTTTCTAAAAAACCTGCTACAACAGAATCACCTGCTCCAACAGAATTTCTTACAATA
It contains:
- a CDS encoding PTS sugar transporter subunit IIC; translated protein: MNDFFEKKGIEFHWRTYFITALSYMALGLFSSLIIGLIIRTVGQIPHLGSHFPGIADFIQNMGILAMGLMGPAIGVAVAYGLKAPRLVVFAAVVSGAAGAELGGPAGAFISAVISAELGKLVSKETKVDIIVTPFVTIFSGFFVATFIGPWIQSGMTSFGNIIMWATEQQPFVMGIIVAVLMGLALTAPISSAAIAIMLELEGVAAGAATVGCAAQMIGFAVSSYRENKWSGLIAIGIGTSMLQVPNIVKNPRILLPPMIAGAILAPIATTVFVMTNNPAGAGMGTSGFVGQIMTFTHMGFSWNVFWGVFLLHFIGPAIISLVLSEWLRKLGWIKLGDMKIEQ
- a CDS encoding YtoQ family protein, which gives rise to MELYVYLAGQIHDNWRQEIKELAHKKNLPLHFTGPMENHDRSDDIGEEILGKQPTPILKDEAASAINNLRTQVLLQKADVVIALFGDKYKQWNSAMDAATAIALQKPLILIRPEHLHHPLKELANKAQVVVETPEQALQALAYIFETE
- a CDS encoding M42 family metallopeptidase, with product MNKETLDLFKTLTELPGAPGFEHEVRRFVRGELTKYADEVVQDRLGSIFGVKKGNEAGPTVMVAGHMDEVGFMVTNINKKGLISFQTLGGWWSQVLLAQRVQIITDNGPVIGVIGSTPPHLLQESQRAKPMNIKEMYIDIGADDKADAEKIGVKPGQQIVPICPFTPMANDKKILAKSWDNRYGVGLSIELLKELQGKEIPNVLYSGATVQEEVGLRGAATAAQMIKPDIFYALDASPANDATGGKDAFGKLGQGALLRIYDRSMITHQGMKEFVLDTAETNNIPYQYFISQGGTDAGRVHISNNGVPSIVVGVCSRYIHTHASIIHVDDYAAAKELLTKLVLTTDKNAVEFINKGV
- a CDS encoding serine hydrolase yields the protein MVKYGVIIAISLVLIIIVFVSISTIMKNQMDIVTFLQEEEEKSSFVFIENGETKVAVRPNEYMPLASTVKIVVALEYAFQVEEGKINKEEKVELNELERYYVERLDGGAHEAWLAYIEEQEIVNDGMVTIRDIVRGMIGFSSNANTEYMMAKVGVENIEARLDGLGVQSHSPLFYYVSAMFIPYELKKDKTVKQAKEDIVKEINKMSDEDIARISKVIHQKITEDDTYIQNADILSWWDKEFDQLYSKIFTKSTTYEYANMMNQINHHQFPPIVQEEVEYALGMIMDNPENQKWLQRAGKKGGSTQFILTDALFAEDKEGNRYELAIFFHNLTPKETERLMKQLNEFELRLLTEPTYREKVYSDLQNH
- the queC gene encoding 7-cyano-7-deazaguanine synthase QueC, with the protein product MKKAVVVLSGGLDSTTCMGMAKEKGYDLYPITFHYGQRHNIEVEQAKKVASSYEVMDHRIVDLSFLQQIGGSALTDDTIDVPTEATDDIPSTYVPARNMIFLALASAYAEVIGATAIYIGVSAVDYSGYPDCRPEFIQSMTETVNLATKLGVTSETPLSIETPLIHLTKKETIEEGLRLGVPYELTTSCYNGGTKACGECDSCKLRIKGFKEAGAKDPIPYMIPIEWN
- a CDS encoding radical SAM protein, with protein sequence MIEQLPSKEEYWDWELPMVEIFETVEGEGSAAGFPTVFVRVFGCNLRCTWCDTTYSYAPAKPEFQATVGEIINRISQFHSKRICFTGGEPLLHGKKSFALLEAMAKLDTIVDIHVETNGAIHLQPYANYRKQNEHWSKVRFVMDYKLQGSGEESKMELENFNYFSEKDEIKFVIANDDDFTRAKEIISSYHKKGQVLFSPVWETMPPKILVEKVLDAKLSDVKVSLQLHKIIWDPELRGV
- the queD gene encoding 6-carboxytetrahydropterin synthase QueD; the encoded protein is MIPKKVETIDVDIQRHELKYHHKRVAVTKEFTFDAAHHLHCYEGKCKSLHGHTYKLVITMSGFVNDIGIVVDFGDIKRIFNEEIKNKLDHRYLNEVLPNMNTTAENMIVWIWEQLDTKLQQEGVKEKGTRLESLTLYETPTSYATVTREWMSDND
- a CDS encoding PepSY domain-containing protein, whose product is MKRFVLGVGIGVAAAIYITRKSNSNQIQPEKALKLVKQNLAEKYNISGAWIHMIPEALEKDNLAYTVYRGGITTMTTNDDSIQYEFTVDAKTGDVLELVTN
- a CDS encoding PadR family transcriptional regulator — its product is MKTRLMVLGFLLYKSMSGYEMQQHLQQSQTDTWAGVLPGSIYHALKKMEKEQLVAIESIEQTGNRSKAIYQITEKGKQEFQQLLISGLTESSASLPTTFYTALSFIPYAPNDIILEALNKQETLLQQEYEQMKIGKKIKEEAIEVPEHTLLLFENMFLHYEIQLSFVKKLKESLTTKNK
- a CDS encoding ABC transporter ATP-binding protein — protein: MSQTLIECQNITKSYENTEVLQQINLSIEEGEMIAVIGPNGAGKTTFIETLLGIRQCDSGSLHYWTPSYLKHIGVQLQTTPFFPGLNVIENIKMFAAFYYVKMSKQEIQALLQLCGLQQVEKKEASKLSGGQQKRLAIAIALVHNPKLIFLDEPTAALDPRSRKDIHDMIKALKDQSKTVVFTSHDMDEVTKLANRVIFIQSGQIVAHGSPEQLCQSYEANTLDEVYFYLTRSDLQ
- a CDS encoding ABC transporter permease, producing MTFQIIKTLAISSLRDRITLFYTVAFPLVLLFSLSVFFNEPSYRPVVLTGVVAISTLFWSIQGVAFQVLQQRTTGVYKLLKVTPFSTIAFVFHLTLARTFISLLVTFFIFFVGLFYFNLSITVGAFLNLTALLIFATICFTVLGFLIANLSMNEAQVSMVSSLVCFPMIFTSEAFYSLENAPVWFALIGKLFPFHYFIQGLQAIVHNGSSYFSLFILGLYLIAFLILTTVSFRSDQQGSLFPIRNNG